The Planctomycetota bacterium genome contains the following window.
TCAAAGAGGGTCCGTTGCGCCGGCCTCGGCTGGGCTGGCGCGGGTGCGGCGGCGATGCGAGGCCGGCCCTCGGCGTCCACGTGGGCCGCCTCGAGGTCCCCGAGGATCTGCTTCGCGCGCTCGACGACCTCTCGCGGCACGCCGGCCAGACGCGCCACGTGCACGCCGTACGACTTGTCCGTCCCGCCCGGGACGATCTTGTGGAGAAAGACGACCTGGTCCTGCCACTCGCGGACGGCGACGTTGAAGTTGGCGACGCCCTCCAGGACGTCC
Protein-coding sequences here:
- a CDS encoding DNA mismatch repair protein MutS; the protein is DVLEGVANFNVAVREWQDQVVFLHKIVPGGTDKSYGVHVARLAGVPREVVERAKQILGDLEAAHVDAEGRPRIAAAPAPAQPRPAQRTLFEGAESAVAEELRRLDAASTWSA